From the Arvicola amphibius chromosome 2, mArvAmp1.2, whole genome shotgun sequence genome, one window contains:
- the Msh6 gene encoding DNA mismatch repair protein Msh6 — protein MSRQSTLYSFFSKSPALGDTKKAAAGALREGGAAAVPGASASRGRDAAWSEAGSEPRPAAVSASSPEAKNLNGGPRRSAAPAVPDSSCDFSPGDLVWAKMEGYPWWPCLVYNHPFDGTFIRKKGKSVRVHVQFFDDSPTRGWVNKRMLKPYTGSKSKEAQKGGHFYSSKSEILRAMQRADEALNKDKMKRLELAVCDEPSEPEEEDETEVQHAAYVSDKSEEDNQSESEELQPKVQGPRRSSRQVKKRRIISDSESDIGGSDVEFKPDTKQEGSSDEMSSGVGDSDSEDLGTLAKGAPKRKRAMAGHGAFRRKSSRKETSSATKRATRISSETKNTLSAFSAPQNSESQTHISGGGDNNSGPTIWYHETLEWLKPEKRRDEHRRRPDHPDFNSSTLYVPEDFLNSCTPGMRKWWEIKSQNFDLVIFYKVGKFYELYHMDAVIGVSELGLVFMKGNWAHSGFPEIAFGRFSDSLVQKGYKVARVEQTETPEMMEARCRKMAHVSKFDRVVRREVCRIITKGTQTYGVLEGDPSENYSKYLLSLKEKEEDSSGHTRVYGVCFVDTSLGKFFMGQFSDDRHCSRFRTLVAHYPPVQILFEKGNLSTETKTVLKGSLSSCLQEGLIPGSQFWDATKTLRTLLEEGYFTGKLNEDSGVVLPRVVKSMTSGSDSIGLTPGENSELALSALGGCIFYLKKCLIDQELLSMANFEEYFPLDSKMVTTVRPGAVFTKANQRMVLDAVTLNNLEIFLNGTNGSTEGTLLERLDTCHTPFGKRLLKQWLCAPLCSPCAISDRLDAVEDLMALPDKITEVTDLLKKLPDLERLLSKIHNIGSPLKSQNHPDSRAIMYEETTYSKKKIIDFLSALEGFKVMCKIIGLMEDVADDFKSKTLKQVVTLQTKSPEGCFPDLSTELNRWDTAFDHEKARRTGLITPKAGFDSDYDQALADIRENEQSLLEYLDKQRSRLGCRTIVYWGIGRNRYQLEIPENFTTRNLPEEYELKSTKKGCKRYWTKTIEKKLANLINAEERRDVSLKDCMRRLFYNFDKNYKDWQSAVECIAVLDVLLCLANYSQGGDGPMCRPEILLPREDRHPFLELTGSRHPCITKTFFGDDFIPNDILIGCEEEENGKAYCVLVTGPNMGGKSTLIRQAGLLAVMAQMGCYVPAEVCRLTPVDRVFTRLGASDRIMSGESTFFVELSETASILRHATVHSLVLVDELGRGTATFDGTAIANAVVKELAETVKCRTLFSTHYHSLVEDYSKNVSVRLGHMACMVENECEDPSQETITFLYKFIKGACPKSYGFNVARLANLPEEVIQKGHRKAREFEKMNQSLRLFREVCLASEKPTLEAEAIHRLLALIKEL, from the exons TTCTTGTGACTTTTCACCAGGTGATTTAGTTTGGGCTAAGATGGAAGGTTATCCCTGGTGGCCTTGCCTGGTTTATAATCATCCCTTTGATGGAACATTCATCCGGAAGAAAGGGAAATCGGTTCGTGTTCATGTCCAGTTTTTTGATGACAGTCCAACAAGGGGCTGGGTTAACAAAAGGATGCTAAAGCCATATACAG GTTCAAAGTCCAAGGAAGCCCAAAAGGGAGGTCATTTCTACAGTTCAAAGTCTGAAATCCTGAGAGCAATGCAACGCGCAGATGAAGCTTTAAATAAAGACAAGATGAAGAGGCTTGAGTTGGCAGTGTGTGATGAGCCTTCAGAGCCAGAAGAGGAGGACGAGACAGAG GTACAGCATGCAGCTTATGTATCCGATAAGAGTGAAGAGGATAATCAAAGTGAAAGTGAAGAACTGCAGCCTAAGGTGCAGGGGCCTAGGCGAAGCAGTCGGCAAGTAAAAAAGCGAAGGATCATATCAGATTCTGAGAGTGACATTGGTGGCTCTGATGTAGAATTCAAACCAGACACTAAGCAAGAAGGAAGCAGCGACGAAATGAGCAGTGGAGTTGGAGACAGTGATAGTGAGGACCTGGGCACCCTTGCCAAAGGTGCTCCAAAGCGGAAGAGAGCGATGGCTGGTCACGGCGCATTTAGAAGGAAAAGTTCAAGGAAGGAAACATCCTCAGCCACCAAACGAGCGACTCGAATTTCATCAGAAACCAAGAATACCTTGAGTGCTTTCTCTGCCCCTCAAAATTCTGAATCCCAAACCCATATTAGCGGAGGAGGTGATAACAATAGTGGGCCCACTATTTGGTATCATGAAACTTTAGAATGGCTTAAGCCAGAAAAGAGAAGGGATGAGCACAGGAGACGGCCTGATCACCCTGATTTTAATTCTTCCACACTGTATGTGCCTGAAGATTTCCTTAATTCTTGTACTCCAGGGATGAGGAAGTGGTGGGAAATTAAGTCTCAGAACTTTGATCTTGTTATTTTTTATAAGGTGGGGAAGTTTTACGAATTGTATCACATGGATGCTGTTATTGGAGTCAGTGAGCTGGGACTAGTATTCATGAAGGGCAACTGGGCCCATTCTGGTTTTCCGGAAATTGCATTTGGCCGATTTTCCGATTCCTTGGTGCAGAAGGGCTATAAAGTAGCTCGAGTGGAACAGACTGAGACTCCAGAAATGATGGAAGCGCGATGCCGGAAGATGGCACACGTGTCTAAGTTTGACAGAGTGGTGAGAAGGGAGGTTTGTAGGATCATTACCAAGGGCACACAGACGTATGGTGTGCTGGAAGGTGATCCCTCTGAGAACTACAGTAAGTACCTTCTGAGtcttaaagagaaagaggaagattcTTCTGGGCACACTCGTGTATATGGTGTGTGCTTTGTTGACACTTCACTGGGCAAGTTTTTCATGGGTCAGTTTTCAGATGATCGCCATTGTTCCAGATTTAGGACTCTTGTGGCACACTATCCTCCAGTACaaattttgtttgagaaaggaaaTCTCtcaacagaaaccaaaacagtTCTGAAAGGTTCTTTGTCCTCTTGTCTTCAGGAGGGTCTGATACCAGGTTCCCAATTTTGGGATGCTACTAAGACTCTGAGAACACTCCTTGAAGAAGGGTATTTTACTGGGAAGTTAAATGAAGACAGTGGTGTAGTACTGCCCAGGGTAGTTAAAAGTATGACCTCAGGGTCAGATTCTATTGGCCTGACACCAGGAGAGAATAGTGAATTGGCCCTCTCTGCTCTAGGTGGTTGTATTTTCTACCTCAAAAAATGCTTGATTGATCAGGAGCTTCTATCAATGGCtaattttgaagaatattttccCTTGGATTCTAAAATGGTCACCACAGTCAGACCTGGTGCTGTCTTTACTAAAGCCAATCAGCGAATGGTGCTAGATGCAGTGACATTAAACAACTTGGAGATTTTCCTGAATGGGACAAATGGTTCTACTGAAGGGACTTTGCTAGAGAGGCTTGATACTTGTCATACTCCCTTTGGCAAGCGGCTCCTAAAACAATGGCTTTGTGCCCCCCTCTGTAGCCCTTGCGCTATAAGTGACCGCTTAGATGCTGTGGAAGATCTGATGGCTTTGCCTGACAAAATCACTGAAGTTACAGACCTCCTAAAGAAGCTACCAGATCTTGAGAGGCTACTGAGTAAGATCCATAATATTGGATCTCCCCTAAAAAGCCAGAACCACCCAGACAGCAGGGCTATAATGTATGAAGAAACCACATACAGCAAAAAAAAGatcattgattttctttctgctctAGAAGGATTCAAAGTAATGTGTAAGATTATAGGGCTTATGGAGGATGTTGCTGATGATTTTAAGTCTAAAACCCTTAAGCAGGTTGTCACTCTACAGACAAAAAGTCCTGAAGGCTGCTTTCCTGATCTGAGCACAGAGCTGAACCGATGGGATACTGCTTTTGACCACGAGAAGGCTCGGAGGACTGGACTCATTACTCCAAAGGCAGGATTTGACTCTGATTATGACCAAGCACTTGCTGACATAAGAGAGAATGAACAGAGTCTCCTGGAGTACTTAGATAAACAGCGCAGTCGGCTTGGATGCAGGACCATAGTCTACTGGGGAATTGGTAGGAACCGTTACCAGTTGGAGATTCCAGAGAATTTTACTACCCGCAACCTACCAGAAGAATACGAGTTGAAATCTACTAAAAAGGGCTGTAAACGATACTGGACCAAAACGATTGAGAAGAAGTTAGCTAATCTTATAAATGCTGAAGAACGTAGGGACGTGTCTTTGAAGGACTGCATGAGGCGGCTGTTTTATAACTTTGATAAAAATTACAAGGACTGGCAGTCTGCTGTGGAGTGCATTGCAGTATTGG ATGTCTTGCTGTGCCTGGCTAACTATAGTCAAGGAGGAGATGGTCCCATGTGTCGCCCAGAAATTCTATTACCAAGAGAAGACAGACACCCCTTCCTAGAGCTTACAGGGTCACGGCATCCCTGCATTACCAAGACTTTTTTTGGAGATGATTTTATTCCTAATGACATCCTGATAGGctgtgaagaagaagaaaatggcaaaGCCTATTGTGTGCTTGTTACTGGACCAAATATGGGGGGCAAATCTACACTCATAAGACAG GCTGGTCTATTGGCTGTAATGGCCCAGATGGGTTGTTATGTACCTGCTGAAGTGTGTCGGCTCACACCAGTAGATAGAGTGTTTACTAGACTTGGTGCCTCAGATAGGATAATGTCAG GTGAAAGTACATTTTTTGTTGAACTGAGTGAAACTGCCAGCATACTTAGGCACGCAACAGTACATTCTTTGGTGCTTGTGGATGAGTTAG GAAGAGGTACTGCAACTTTTGATGGGACAGCAATAGCCAATGCAGTTGTTAAAGAACTTGCTGAAACCGTAAAGTGTCGAACATTGTTTTCTACACACTATCATTCATTAGTAGAAGACTATTCTAAAAACGTTTCTGTGCGTCTAGGACACATG gCTTGCATGGTAGAAAATGAATGTGAGGATCCCAGCCAGGAAACTATTACCTTCCTCTATAAATTCATTAAGGGAGCCTGTCCCAAGAGCTACGGCTTTAATGTAGCAAGGCTTGCTAATCTTCCGGAGGAGGTTATTCAAAAGGGacacagaaaagcaagagaatttgAGAAGATGAATCAGTCATTACGACTATTTCG ggaagtTTGTCTGGCTAGTGAAAAGCCGACTCTAGAGGCTGAAGCTATCCATAGGTTGCTGGCTTTGATTAAGGAGTTGTAG